One Equus asinus isolate D_3611 breed Donkey chromosome 19, EquAss-T2T_v2, whole genome shotgun sequence genomic region harbors:
- the PDCD1 gene encoding programmed cell death protein 1 isoform X5, with protein sequence MGTLRAPWPFVWVLLQLGWLPAWLLDSPDRPWRPLTFSPARLMVPEGANATFTCSFSNTSEHFVLNWYRMSPSNQTDKLAAFPEDSSQPGRGGRFRVTRLPNGRDFHMSVLAARRNDSGIYLCGAISLPPKTQINESPRAELTVTERIPEPPTEHPSPPPSPAGQLQGLVVGITSLLVGVLLVVVWALPLLCVCTRVCARPSISHSEAADSPPSLPKKEGPSAPPTFSVDYGELDFQWREKTPEPPAPCVPEQTEYATIVFPGRPGSQGRRASADDPQGPRPLRPEDGHCSWPL encoded by the exons ATGGGGACCCTGCGGGCACCCTGGCCGTTCGTCTGGGTCCTGCTGCAGCTGGGCTGGCTGCCGGCTTGGCTCCTAG ACTCCCCGGACAGGCCCTGGAggcccctcaccttctccccggCCCGGCTCATGGTGCCCGAGGGAGCGAATGCCACCTTCACCTGCAGCTTCTCCAACACGTCCGAGCACTTCGTGCTCAACTGGTACCGCATGAGCCCCAGCAACCAGACAGACAAGCTGGCCGCCTTCCCCGAGGACAGCAGCCAGCCCGGCCGGGGCGGGCGCTTCCGGGTCACACGCCTGCCCAACGGGCGAGACTTCCACATGAGCGTCCTCGCTGCCCGGCGCAATGACAGTGGCATCTACCTCTGCGGGGCCATCTCCCTGCCCCCCAAGACGCAGATCAACGAGAGCCCTCGTGCAGAGCTCACGGTGACAG agagaatcccagagccGCCCACAGAGCACCCCAGCCCCCCGCCCAGTCCCGCGGGCCAGTTACAGGGCCTGGTCGTGGGCATCACGAGCCTCCTGGTCGGCGTtctgctggt GGTGGTGTGGGCCCTgcccctgctctgtgtgtgcacgcgtgtgtgtgcgcgcccGAGCATCAGCCACTCGGAGGCTGCTgactcccctccctctctccctaaGAAGGAgggcccctctgccccacccacGTTCTCCGTGGACTACGGCGAGCTGGACTTCCAGTGGCGAGAGAAGACCCCGGAGCCCCCCGCCCCCTGCGTCCCGGAACAGACTGAGTACGCCACCATTGTCTTCCCGGGCAGGCCGGGTTCACAGGGCCGCAGGGCTTCCGCCGATGACCCCCAGGGGCCCCGGCCTCTGAGGCCCGAGGACGGACACTGCTCTTGGCCCCTCTGA
- the PDCD1 gene encoding programmed cell death protein 1 isoform X3 has translation MGTLRAPWPFVWVLLQLGWLPAWLLDSPDRPWRPLTFSPARLMVPEGANATFTCSFSNTSEHFVLNWYRMSPSNQTDKLAAFPEDSSQPGRGGRFRVTRLPNGRDFHMSVLAARRNDSGIYLCGAISLPPKTQINESPRAELTVTERIPEPPTEHPSPPPSPAGQLQGLVVGITSLLVGVLLVLLLACVLTTTFPRAARGACGRSGDEPLMLPDKDPASPGMASCHRVRPNRTVFPGEEEEISGREEEG, from the exons ATGGGGACCCTGCGGGCACCCTGGCCGTTCGTCTGGGTCCTGCTGCAGCTGGGCTGGCTGCCGGCTTGGCTCCTAG ACTCCCCGGACAGGCCCTGGAggcccctcaccttctccccggCCCGGCTCATGGTGCCCGAGGGAGCGAATGCCACCTTCACCTGCAGCTTCTCCAACACGTCCGAGCACTTCGTGCTCAACTGGTACCGCATGAGCCCCAGCAACCAGACAGACAAGCTGGCCGCCTTCCCCGAGGACAGCAGCCAGCCCGGCCGGGGCGGGCGCTTCCGGGTCACACGCCTGCCCAACGGGCGAGACTTCCACATGAGCGTCCTCGCTGCCCGGCGCAATGACAGTGGCATCTACCTCTGCGGGGCCATCTCCCTGCCCCCCAAGACGCAGATCAACGAGAGCCCTCGTGCAGAGCTCACGGTGACAG agagaatcccagagccGCCCACAGAGCACCCCAGCCCCCCGCCCAGTCCCGCGGGCCAGTTACAGGGCCTGGTCGTGGGCATCACGAGCCTCCTGGTCGGCGTtctgctggtgctgctgctggcCTGTGTCCTGACCACCACCTTCCCCAGGGCCGCTCGAG GGGCCTGTGGCAGGAGCGGGGACGAGCCCCTG ATGCTACCTGATAAGGACCCCGCCTCCCCCGGTATGGCGAGTTGCCACAGAGTGAGACCTAACAGAACTGTGTttcctggagaggaggaggaaattagCGGACGTGAAGAGGAAGGTTAA
- the PDCD1 gene encoding programmed cell death protein 1 isoform X1 encodes MGTLRAPWPFVWVLLQLGWLPAWLLDSPDRPWRPLTFSPARLMVPEGANATFTCSFSNTSEHFVLNWYRMSPSNQTDKLAAFPEDSSQPGRGGRFRVTRLPNGRDFHMSVLAARRNDSGIYLCGAISLPPKTQINESPRAELTVTERIPEPPTEHPSPPPSPAGQLQGLVVGITSLLVGVLLVLLLACVLTTTFPRAARGACGRSGDEPLKEGPSAPPTFSVDYGELDFQWREKTPEPPAPCVPEQTEYATIVFPGRPGSQGRRASADDPQGPRPLRPEDGHCSWPL; translated from the exons ATGGGGACCCTGCGGGCACCCTGGCCGTTCGTCTGGGTCCTGCTGCAGCTGGGCTGGCTGCCGGCTTGGCTCCTAG ACTCCCCGGACAGGCCCTGGAggcccctcaccttctccccggCCCGGCTCATGGTGCCCGAGGGAGCGAATGCCACCTTCACCTGCAGCTTCTCCAACACGTCCGAGCACTTCGTGCTCAACTGGTACCGCATGAGCCCCAGCAACCAGACAGACAAGCTGGCCGCCTTCCCCGAGGACAGCAGCCAGCCCGGCCGGGGCGGGCGCTTCCGGGTCACACGCCTGCCCAACGGGCGAGACTTCCACATGAGCGTCCTCGCTGCCCGGCGCAATGACAGTGGCATCTACCTCTGCGGGGCCATCTCCCTGCCCCCCAAGACGCAGATCAACGAGAGCCCTCGTGCAGAGCTCACGGTGACAG agagaatcccagagccGCCCACAGAGCACCCCAGCCCCCCGCCCAGTCCCGCGGGCCAGTTACAGGGCCTGGTCGTGGGCATCACGAGCCTCCTGGTCGGCGTtctgctggtgctgctgctggcCTGTGTCCTGACCACCACCTTCCCCAGGGCCGCTCGAG GGGCCTGTGGCAGGAGCGGGGACGAGCCCCTG AAGGAgggcccctctgccccacccacGTTCTCCGTGGACTACGGCGAGCTGGACTTCCAGTGGCGAGAGAAGACCCCGGAGCCCCCCGCCCCCTGCGTCCCGGAACAGACTGAGTACGCCACCATTGTCTTCCCGGGCAGGCCGGGTTCACAGGGCCGCAGGGCTTCCGCCGATGACCCCCAGGGGCCCCGGCCTCTGAGGCCCGAGGACGGACACTGCTCTTGGCCCCTCTGA
- the RTP5 gene encoding receptor-transporting protein 5, which yields MRELPGSLEPAQLPDRTAEPSASMDGADVWASTLAQLMAKRKPQDTWELLPEENLASGHMDSSGFQYRLRGLSRLQCGRCQWGWSSAHVHILFHMWWDEDSRLGLVKMRIWGQRCRLCPPGTQGDCHVSLLNVRLFLSKLVLFILQECYREGLSSDQCPEICFGERCEACDLGVCFFQKPPDPAWGPEVKSPSTIKGRYTLFTSSNTAAIASGKQLLTLSSGPVVDRSRGYTPNSISIPLSVSDFIRNPLSESSNFFREDDDIVTVPFSLVGVGRDKGPVTDAKGRVRPGEGSPAAADPRGPLIIGKGSIYLPAPSAATPKGRGIPVNMRGPVFHGRGLLISSIKPFELKGFIFKGRGRLSSPVGVDEGQGPVSGSEGPTAAENNSRLVSYIFGLMDDGEGSITFPLSLIDIVRSEAPFSDIDGCVSFPFIFTDLGKGKGSSADIPKGEGKEDGDKGPITAAREPLMVTTARVPVSISRGSITVPFSVFRIIERISHGYMASGPQSNGLAARGYSKRRRLPRPRLGKYGSGSSEDEDFCCGDSCCRPRFDPYEEVWIWASMTVCILWIMYLYKFSPDNFQPRM from the exons ATGCGGGAGCTTCCTGGGAGCCTGGAGCCGGCGCAGCTGCCAGACCGCACTGCGGAGCCCAGCGCCAGCATGGACGGGGCGGACGTGTGGGCCAGCACCTTAGCCCAGCTGATGGCCAAGAGGAAACCCCAGGACACCTGGGAGCTGCTGCCTGAGGAGAACCTGGCCTCGGGGCACATGGACAGCAGTGGTTTCCAGTACCGGCTGCGAGGGCTTTCGAG GCTCCAGTGTGGCCGCTGCCAGTGGGGCTGGTCCTCGGCCCACGTGCACATCCTCTTCCACATGTGGTGGGACGAGGACAGCCGGCTGGGGCTGGTGAAGATGCGTATCTGGGGCCAGCGGTGCAGGCTGTGCCCGCCGGGCACGCAGGGAGACTGCCACGTGAGCCTCCTGAACGTCAGGCTCTTCCTCAGCAAGCTGGTCCTGTTCATCCTGCAGGAGTGCTACCGGGAGGGCCTCAGCTCTGACCAGTGCCCCGAGATCTGCTTCGGCGAGCGCTGCGAGGCCTGCGACCTGGGGGTCTGCTTCTTCCAGAAGCCCCCAGACCCTGCCTGGGGGCCCGAGGTCAAGAGCCCCAGCACCATCAAGGGCAGGTACACCTTGTTCACCAGCAGCAACACAGCTGCCATTGCCTCTGGGAAGCAGCTGCTCACGCTGAGCAGTGGCCCTGTGGTGGACCGCTCCCGGGGCTACACTCCCAACTCCATCAGCATCCCCCTCTCCGTGTCCGACTTCATCAGGAACCCCCTCTCCGAGAGCAGCAACTTCTTCAGGGAGGATGACGACATCGTCACTGTCCCCTTCTCCCTGGTGGGTGTGGGCAGGGACAAGGGGCCTGTCACTGATGCCAAGGGCCGTGTTCGCCCCGGAGAGGGCTCCCCGGCTGCGGCCGACCCCAGAGGGCCGCTCATCATTGGCAAGGGCTCCATCTACCTGCCCGCCCCGTCCGCAGCCACGCCCAAGGGCAGAGGCATCCCGGTGAACATGAGGGGCCCCGTCTTCCACGGAAGAGGCCTCCTCATCAGCAGCATCAAGCCCTTCGAGCTCAAAGGGTTCATTTTCAAAGGCCGGGGCCGCCTCTCCAGCCCTGTTGGTGTCGACGAGGGCCAGGGCCCCGTGTCTGGCAGCGAGGGCCCCACCGCTGCTGAAAATAACTCACGGCTGGTGTCCTACATCTTTGGCCTCATGGATGATGGAGAAGGCTCCATCACCTTCCCCCTGTCCTTGATCGACATCGTCCGAAGTGAAGCCCCCTTCAGCGACATTGATGGCTGCGTCAGCTTCCCCTTCATCTTTACTGACCTGGGCAAAGGCAAGGGTTCTTCCGCTGACATCCCCAAGGGTGAAGGGAAGGAAGATGGTGACAAGGGCCCCATCACCGCTGCTCGTGAGCCCCTCATGGTGACCACTGCCCGTGTCCCTGTCTCCATTAGCCGGGGCTCCATCACCGTTCCCTTCTCAGTCTTCAGGATCATAGAACGCATAAGCCACGGCTACATGGCTAGTGGCCCCCAAAGCAATGGCCTTGCCGCCCGGGGCTACTCCAAGCGCAGGAGGCTGCCACGGCCCCGGCTCGGCAAGTACGGCTCTGGGTCCAGTGAGGATGAGGACTTCTGCTGTGGAGACAGCTGCTGCCGTCCACGTTTTGATCCCTACGAAGAAGTCTGGATCTGGGCTTCCATGACCGTCTGCATCCTCTGGATCATGTACCTGTATAAGTTCAGCCCTGACAACTTCCAGCCACGAATGTGA
- the PDCD1 gene encoding programmed cell death protein 1 isoform X4 — translation MGTLRAPWPFVWVLLQLGWLPAWLLDSPDRPWRPLTFSPARLMVPEGANATFTCSFSNTSEHFVLNWYRMSPSNQTDKLAAFPEDSSQPGRGGRFRVTRLPNGRDFHMSVLAARRNDSGIYLCGAISLPPKTQINESPRAELTVTERIPEPPTEHPSPPPSPAGQLQGLVVGITSLLVGVLLVLLLACVLTTTFPRAARGNAADSPPSLPKKEGPSAPPTFSVDYGELDFQWREKTPEPPAPCVPEQTEYATIVFPGRPGSQGRRASADDPQGPRPLRPEDGHCSWPL, via the exons ATGGGGACCCTGCGGGCACCCTGGCCGTTCGTCTGGGTCCTGCTGCAGCTGGGCTGGCTGCCGGCTTGGCTCCTAG ACTCCCCGGACAGGCCCTGGAggcccctcaccttctccccggCCCGGCTCATGGTGCCCGAGGGAGCGAATGCCACCTTCACCTGCAGCTTCTCCAACACGTCCGAGCACTTCGTGCTCAACTGGTACCGCATGAGCCCCAGCAACCAGACAGACAAGCTGGCCGCCTTCCCCGAGGACAGCAGCCAGCCCGGCCGGGGCGGGCGCTTCCGGGTCACACGCCTGCCCAACGGGCGAGACTTCCACATGAGCGTCCTCGCTGCCCGGCGCAATGACAGTGGCATCTACCTCTGCGGGGCCATCTCCCTGCCCCCCAAGACGCAGATCAACGAGAGCCCTCGTGCAGAGCTCACGGTGACAG agagaatcccagagccGCCCACAGAGCACCCCAGCCCCCCGCCCAGTCCCGCGGGCCAGTTACAGGGCCTGGTCGTGGGCATCACGAGCCTCCTGGTCGGCGTtctgctggtgctgctgctggcCTGTGTCCTGACCACCACCTTCCCCAGGGCCGCTCGAGGTAAC GCTGCTgactcccctccctctctccctaaGAAGGAgggcccctctgccccacccacGTTCTCCGTGGACTACGGCGAGCTGGACTTCCAGTGGCGAGAGAAGACCCCGGAGCCCCCCGCCCCCTGCGTCCCGGAACAGACTGAGTACGCCACCATTGTCTTCCCGGGCAGGCCGGGTTCACAGGGCCGCAGGGCTTCCGCCGATGACCCCCAGGGGCCCCGGCCTCTGAGGCCCGAGGACGGACACTGCTCTTGGCCCCTCTGA
- the PDCD1 gene encoding programmed cell death protein 1 isoform X2: MGTLRAPWPFVWVLLQLGWLPAWLLDSPDRPWRPLTFSPARLMVPEGANATFTCSFSNTSEHFVLNWYRMSPSNQTDKLAAFPEDSSQPGRGGRFRVTRLPNGRDFHMSVLAARRNDSGIYLCGAISLPPKTQINESPRAELTVTERIPEPPTEHPSPPPSPAGQLQGLVVGITSLLVGVLLVLLLACVLTTTFPRAARGACGRSGDEPLEGPSAPPTFSVDYGELDFQWREKTPEPPAPCVPEQTEYATIVFPGRPGSQGRRASADDPQGPRPLRPEDGHCSWPL; the protein is encoded by the exons ATGGGGACCCTGCGGGCACCCTGGCCGTTCGTCTGGGTCCTGCTGCAGCTGGGCTGGCTGCCGGCTTGGCTCCTAG ACTCCCCGGACAGGCCCTGGAggcccctcaccttctccccggCCCGGCTCATGGTGCCCGAGGGAGCGAATGCCACCTTCACCTGCAGCTTCTCCAACACGTCCGAGCACTTCGTGCTCAACTGGTACCGCATGAGCCCCAGCAACCAGACAGACAAGCTGGCCGCCTTCCCCGAGGACAGCAGCCAGCCCGGCCGGGGCGGGCGCTTCCGGGTCACACGCCTGCCCAACGGGCGAGACTTCCACATGAGCGTCCTCGCTGCCCGGCGCAATGACAGTGGCATCTACCTCTGCGGGGCCATCTCCCTGCCCCCCAAGACGCAGATCAACGAGAGCCCTCGTGCAGAGCTCACGGTGACAG agagaatcccagagccGCCCACAGAGCACCCCAGCCCCCCGCCCAGTCCCGCGGGCCAGTTACAGGGCCTGGTCGTGGGCATCACGAGCCTCCTGGTCGGCGTtctgctggtgctgctgctggcCTGTGTCCTGACCACCACCTTCCCCAGGGCCGCTCGAG GGGCCTGTGGCAGGAGCGGGGACGAGCCCCTG GAgggcccctctgccccacccacGTTCTCCGTGGACTACGGCGAGCTGGACTTCCAGTGGCGAGAGAAGACCCCGGAGCCCCCCGCCCCCTGCGTCCCGGAACAGACTGAGTACGCCACCATTGTCTTCCCGGGCAGGCCGGGTTCACAGGGCCGCAGGGCTTCCGCCGATGACCCCCAGGGGCCCCGGCCTCTGAGGCCCGAGGACGGACACTGCTCTTGGCCCCTCTGA